From a single Lolium rigidum isolate FL_2022 chromosome 7, APGP_CSIRO_Lrig_0.1, whole genome shotgun sequence genomic region:
- the LOC124676341 gene encoding uncharacterized protein LOC124676341 translates to MASSSGAGGAGPDGGVGEGPTTLDELYHINVVPAELHFKFRKELQGLRVGLNFEFYNLEVNDFEAKVVLKPLDFDRKWKFQYKPISGDVQLLSKKIPLSKYLNLQVGIGHNFQLKATGWKWKLSTCLGGDGVSQIRNKSKLNVFPGFDLRLGWKAEYVLPEIHGAVGTGEPAFSMNYGRLQASIDRIEAIVTHSDRY, encoded by the exons ATGGCCTCGAGCTCGGGCGCCGGCGGCGCAGGGCCGGACGGGGGCGTCGGGGAGGGGCCGACGACGCTGGACGAGCTGTACCACATCAACGTCGTGCCGGCCGAGCTGCACTTCAAGTTCCGCAAGGAGCTCCAGGGTCTCCGCGTCGGCCTCAACTTCGAG TTCTACAATCTTGAGGTGAATGATTTCGAGGCGAAGGTAGTCCTGAAGCCCCTGGACTTCGACCGGAAGTGGAAGTTCCAGTACAAGCCCATCAGTGGTGACGTGCAGCTGCTTTCCAAGAAGATACCACTCTCGAAATATCTCAACCTTCAG GTCGGAATTGGTCACAATTTCCAACTGAAGGCCACTGGATGGAAGTGGAAGCTTTCAACTTGCTTGGGGGGAGATGGTGTTTCTCAGATAAGAAACAAATCAAAACTCAACGTGTTTCCAGGGTTTGATCTGAGGCTTGGATGGAAAGCTGAATATGTGCTTCCTGAGATTCATGG GGCCGTTGGCACAGGAGAACCTGCCTTCAGTATGAACTATGGGCGATTGCAAGCATCCATAGACCGGATTGAGGCTATTGTGACCCATTCAGATCGGTACTGA
- the LOC124671953 gene encoding protein LURP-one-related 6-like: MPVLVQRLPDPRTATPRHADGEQVLAKAEKVGQHQQLLLPLRGGIGFFPHEQLRDHLVVVVHRGNPPNTLWAVGDGGDTDANVLSEMNDSMPVVSKMYCLSTPAVLMIRRRPMVVNGGGFVVTDLSHNVVFIVDGCGILGSKGELMVKDGDGEQILFISRKGGIVQALSTRNKWNGYSMDYQGKNKLVFSLTDPKSCIAKGAPVRVHIEPKRHCNNWDFEICGSFADRNCRIIDCTGKIVAQMGKKELIGSNDFYHVTVQSGCDQAFIIGVMAVLDNIYGESTRC; this comes from the exons ATGCCGGTCCTTGTTCAGCGCCTTCCCGACCCTCGAACTGCCACACCGAGGCACGCTGATGGCGAGCAGGtgctggcgaaggcggagaaggTTGGCCAACATCAACAACTGTTGTTGCCGCTCAGAGGTGGAATTGGCTTCTTCCCGCATGAACAGTTGCGcgatcatctcgtcgtcgttgtccatcgcggcaatccgCCGAACACCTTGTGGGCGGTGGGCGACGGGGGAGACACCGATGCCAACG TATTAAGTGAGATGAACGACAGCATGCCTGTAGTTAGCAAGATGTATTGCTTAAGCACTCCAGCTGTGCTGATGATCAGGAGGAGACCCATGGTAGTGAATGGTGGTGGCTTTGTTGTTACTGACCTAAGCCATAATGTTGTCTTCATTGTGGACGGTTGTGGTATACTTGGATCTAAGGGGGAGCTCATGGTGAAAGACGGTGATGGAGAACAAATACTGTTCATTTCTAGAAAG GGAGGAATTGTCCAAGCTCTAAGCACTCGGAACAAATGGAATGGGTACTCAATGGACTATCAAGGGAAAAACAAGTTGGTCTTTAGCCTAACTGATCCAAAATCATGCATAGCAAAGGGTGCACCGGTTAGAGTTCACATTGAACCAAAGAGGCACTGCAATAATTGGGACTTTGAGATCTGTGGATCTTTTGCAGATAGAAACTGCAGAATAATTGATTGTACTGGCAAAATAGTTGCACAG ATGGGGAAGAAAGAGCTGATAGGGAGCAATGACTTCTACCACGTGACAGTGCAGTCAGGATGCGACCAGGCTTTTATCATTGGGGTGATGGCAGTTCTTGACAACATCTATGGAGAATCCACCAGATGCTAA